The genomic DNA AGTTGGGCCGCGTTCTCCATTCCCGTGGTTCATGAGCGGATCGTCGGGCTATTCGAGCGATTGCGCGTCGCGGATGTGCAATTCATTCCCACGCATATTCCAGGCAGGGAGGAGCATTATTTCGTCCTCAACGCCCTGCGCATCGTCCGGTGCATCGATGACGCTCGATGTAAACGAGTGGAGCACTGGACGCCAGAGGACGAACGACCCGACAAGGTAGGAGAGTACCGACTGGTATCGGGTCTCAAGATAGACCCTCATCAAGCGGGTAACGACCGGATCTTTCGTCCATGGGGATGGCGGGTCGCCCTCATCATCGCCGAAGACCTTCAGCAGGCACTTCAATCAGAAGGCATCACCGGAACACGCTTCGTCGAAGTGTGAGCGCGACACTTGCTTCGGCGCGCTCGGCCAAGGGCGCGCGGGTAGAGGCCTTCGCGCCCGGCTACATCGCCACCTGCTTGAGAGCCGCGTCCTCACCCAGGACGTTCTTCAAGGCCACCGCCCATGGACGAAGGCAGACGTCCCGTCCGATCCCACCCCCAGCGAGATGGAAGAATCCGGCGCATTCATCGAATACATGCACACGCCGGTAATCAGCGCCGCAGAGCCCAGTCCCACCAAGGAGATGCCCACGTTCTGAAAAACCTGTGCGGAGGCCGAAGCGCCGCGAGGCTCCGCAAGATATTGCCGGGATACGAACCAGGAA from Melittangium boletus DSM 14713 includes the following:
- a CDS encoding imm11 family protein, with the protein product MARYFEWLDDRRIPSRWHLGSPLDALGREVDPWQFKTGAVLDMACVPQFSLAQPGAPLDFSWAAFSIPVVHERIVGLFERLRVADVQFIPTHIPGREEHYFVLNALRIVRCIDDARCKRVEHWTPEDERPDKVGEYRLVSGLKIDPHQAGNDRIFRPWGWRVALIIAEDLQQALQSEGITGTRFVEV